From a region of the Ovis aries strain OAR_USU_Benz2616 breed Rambouillet chromosome 10, ARS-UI_Ramb_v3.0, whole genome shotgun sequence genome:
- the RASL11A gene encoding ras-like protein family member 11A has protein sequence MSGHFLLAPIPESSSDYLLPKDIKLAVLGAGRVGKSAMIVRFLTKRFIGDYEPNTGKLYSRLVYVEGDQVSLQIQDTPGGIQVQDSLTQPGDPLSKCVQWADGFLLVYSITDYDSYLAIRPLHQHIRKVHPDSRAPVVIVGNKGDLLHARQVQTREGVQLANELGSLFLEVSTSENYEDVCDAFRHLCREVSKLHSLGSERRRASVVPRPRSPNMQDLKRRFKQALSSKAKAPSAPTLG, from the exons ATGTCCGGGCACTTTCTCCTCGCGCCCATCCCCGAGTCCTCCTCCGACTACCTCCTGCCCAAGGACATCAAACTGGCCGTGCTGGGCGCCGGCCGCGTGGGCAAGAGTG cGATGATCGTGCGCTTCCTGACCAAGAGATTCATCGGCGATTATGAGCCGAATACAG GCAAGTTGTACTCGCGGCTTGTGTACGTGGAGGGAGACCAGGTCTCCCTGCAGATCCAGGACACCCCCGGGGGCATCCAG GTCCAGGACAGCCTCACGCAGCCGGGTGACCCCTTGTCCAAGTGCGTGCAGTGGGCAGACGGCTTCCTGTTGGTCTATTCCATCACGGACTATGACAGCTACCTGGCCATCCGCCCCCTTCACCAGCACATCCGGAAGGTCCACCCCGACTCCAGAGCCCCTGTCGTCATCGTGGGCAACAAGGGGGACCTGCTGCATGCCCGGCAGGTGCAGACCCGAGAGGGCGTCCAGCTGGCCAATGAGCTGGGCAGCCTGTTCCTGGAAGTTTCCACCAGCGAGAACTATGAAGACGTGTGTGATGCGTTCCGACATCTATGCAGAGAAGTGAGCAAGCTGCACAGCCTGGGGTCAGAGAGGAGGAGAGCCTCAGTCGTCCCGCGGCCACGCTCACCCAACATGCAGGACCTCAAGAGGCGCTTCAAGCAGGCTCTGTCCTCCAAGGCCAAGgccccctctgcccccaccctgggATAG